In Fusarium oxysporum f. sp. lycopersici 4287 chromosome 2, whole genome shotgun sequence, a genomic segment contains:
- a CDS encoding presequence translocated-associated motor subunit PAM17, mitochondrial, with the protein MASSLKTSVLRMPLTGLVRSSQKASFSTLRPASCLSASPFRPQCFTPVVAKTFSRTYADKPQSTELPPLDWNSFFKLRVSRRRYQLLFSITNGLFAGGAGAVFLSTGLAEPIISQIPLDPFMTLGLMTLAFSGLGWLSGPSVGNQVFYLLNRQWKKQMTQKEAQFFERIKKHRVDPTNSSASNPVPDFYGEKISSVSGYRQWLKDQKAFNKKKTANFV; encoded by the exons ATGGCCTCTTCGCTCAAGACCTCCGTCTTGCGCATGCCGTTAACAGGTCTCGTGCGCTCATCACAAAAAGCTTCATTCTCAACCCTCCGCCCAGCATCATGTCTCTCAGCATCGCCGTTCCGACCTCAATGCTTCACACCCGTCGTCGCAAAGACCTTCTCCCGCACCTACGCCGATAAGCCGCAGTCCACCGAACTCCCCCCGCTTGACTGgaacagcttcttcaagctgcGAGTTTCGCGCCGACGATACCAGCTCTTGTTCTCCATCACCAATGGCTTATTCGCCGGTGGTGCGGGTGCCGTTTTTCTCTCGACGGGTCTGGCGGAACCGATCATCTCGCAAATCCCTCTCGATCCGTTTATGACGCTGGGACTTATGACGCTCGCGTTCTCAGGTCTTGGGTGGTTGAGCGGCCCTAGTGTTGGAAACCAGGTGTTTTACCTCTTGAATCGTCAGTGGAAGAAGCAGATGACGCAGAAGGAGGCTCAGTTCTTTGAGCGCATCAAGAAGCATCGGGTTGACCCCACCAACTCGAGCGCCAGCAACCCTG TTCCCGATTTCTACGGCGAAAAGATTTCTAGCGTTTCTGGATATCGCCAATGGCTAAAAGACCAAAAGGCATTCAACAAAAAGAAGACTGCCAACTTCGTgtaa